The following proteins come from a genomic window of Gadus morhua chromosome 11, gadMor3.0, whole genome shotgun sequence:
- the LOC115553373 gene encoding LOW QUALITY PROTEIN: SET-binding protein-like (The sequence of the model RefSeq protein was modified relative to this genomic sequence to represent the inferred CDS: inserted 1 base in 1 codon) codes for MLESYVCKPTFRTYQRQGRAEAARAGGGEGEVGQQGVTSPALGEAAREQGSALDAVQPHTKQTASAAPSPPSSSSRSQRPPLSATAPPVSAPASPGARTDREVSIKPSAKTEANANSSPGKPLRDKPPSISAQSGGTAGHKMCSLKTDQSISPTTHSLTALSTPATSAGEPRNEGETHSKHDGLERLKRVANGKGKLEGCVNARTSKVKFGSISRLSTSTNDTEPAARPPAVSSSSHKEPCRFQKNRADAVCPPSVDPKPRSTASPPTQLFSCSSDATQGPPLLDKRKEKKARRGNRKEKKKRDRGQADGGKSEGGRWEEGKKKKRQKVKDRKSRHGKGKEEQGRNQGTKREGAENTERGKIERKRDKLSPESHRGKDKRDEPCEIDDVAKQDRARTLAIPGEREKVEETTNKTVREAESAAVDDNTKSKEQYVPLRHHTVSPSHHSPPLAPPLSHSPPAACSLTSASAAPQEQDSRPLKKRKARRPSWTKLVHRVQRAENQEPPVDSSNNPYLSLPEKIKSCPSTMSPDRATDLAHLTSSSSSPSPFQHHLLSARHADLPRLHIVGVSSTLGLCHDPARKRGRPRSHTELTPRSSPKAATEDAPRPGCEGAPKAPSPVTFPSHRGVAPPHATPRKRGRPPKRPLPEDPYGELPGSSEGKGRYKAFTAERGIRQLKIRKLISEIKKKRKRLYPGMRSEYGRRRGARGEVECEGVAVACRPQEAMGNTLSALSPLGEKWGAQINVSKRGTIYMGKRRGRKPKAPAGTLPSPFNAQRSPQPPLFTGLSESSLFTSHQLQPPATHPFPXPSLTHSSGAQSPYSEGSFTDPASSSLVFPHPFSLPSPASSCTSPHPPPPTSSLSPFVKRSCPCQGRLHFPFHQSSCKLSALPPTLHHSPASPAHLKEAIPSPRSESHSEETLPSDSGIGTDNNSVSERGGEMRGGRGVFRTGLILGAQRYPSALAKHPSPVAPHLVSIHRHTHPMASPGAAERQRERHRHRRRDFDCVSPCSCMCSCPCQGANKCSHVDSYPCLGHNAVKKQKSKHKKKHLQLHMHNPEFLAELEDVIGQLGEVHIGRRGWVRAGLGPGAEGGVKVDGGRRHHPSSSHPLRSNIFRINLNGFYSPHPSAYSANPPYSPQPFYPCQPLHCGRKPDRRQCGCPSKFQEPIDDMGFYRGYPPTVPIYPHLHSSYPLPPPHQYVSTSPTTHTSSSTPPASTGEWAGR; via the exons ATGCTGGAAAGCTACGTCTGCAAGCCCACCTTCAGGACCTACCAGAGGCAGGGCCGGGCCGAGGCGGCGcgggccgggggcggggagggagaggtgggtcAGCAGGGCGTCACGAGCCCCGCGCTGGGGGAGGCCGCCAGGGAGCAGGGCTCCGCGCTGGACGCTGTCCAGCCCCACACCAAACAAACTGCATCAGCTGCACCCTCTCCACCTTCATCATCCTCGCGGTCGCAGCGACCACCATTATCGGCCACTGCTCCGCCTGTCTCGGCTCCTGCCAGCCCGGGGGCCCGCACCGACCGTGAG GTTTCTATCAAACCATCCGCGAAGACAGAGGCAAATGCGAACAGCTCCCCTGGAAAGCCACTGAGAGATAAGCCTCCCAGTATCAGTGCTCAGTCTGGAGGCACTGCAGGACACAAAATGTGCTCTTTGAAAACAGACCAGTCGATTTCCCCCACCACCCACTCCCTCACCGCCCTGTCCACCCCGGCCACCTCCGCAGGGGAACCCAGAAACGAGGGAGAGACCCACAGCAAGCATGACGGTTTGGAGAGGCTGAAGAGAGTGGCCAATGGGAAAGGCAAGCTGGAAGGTTGCGTTAATGCCCGGACCTCAAAGGTCAAATTTGGAAGCATCAGCAGATTGTCAACTTCTACCAATGATACAGAGCCCGCAGCGAGACCGCCGGCCGTCTCCAGCAGCTCACACAAAGAGCCCTGCCGCTTCCAGAAGAACAGGGCGGATGCTGTCTGCCCGCCTTCGGTCGACCCTAAACCACGGTCCACCGCCTCCCCACCCACACAGCTCTTCTCTTGCAGCTCCGACGCAACCCAGGGGCCTCCTCTTCTAGataagaggaaggagaagaaagcCAGGAGAGGgaacaggaaggagaagaaaaagagagacagaggtcagGCAGATGGAGGCaagagtgaaggagggaggtgggaggagggcaagaagaagaaaaggcaGAAGGTGAAGGACAGGAAGTCGAGACACgggaaggggaaggaggaaCAGGGAAGGAACCAAggtacaaagagagagggagcagaaaaCACAGAAAGAGGGAAGATTGAGCGAAAGAGGGATAAACTTAGCCCGGAAAGCCATAGGGGAAAAGACAAGAGAGATGAGCCATGTGAAATAGATGATGTTGCTAAGCAAGATAGGGCCCGTACATTAGCCATCCCaggtgagagggagaaggtAGAGGAAACGACCAACAAGACAGTGAGAGAAGCAGAGTCAGCTGCTGTGGATGACAACACTAAATCTAAAGAACAGTACGTCCCCTTGAGACATCATACTGTATCTCCTAGccaccactctcctcctctcgctcctcctctctctcattctcctcctgctgcctgCTCACTTACGTCAGCCTCCGCCGCTCCCCAGGAGCAGGACAGCCGGCCGCTGAAGAAGCGTAAAGCCAGGCGCCCCAGTTGGACCAAGCTAGTGCACAGGGTTCAGAGAGCAGAGAACCAGGAACCCCCCGTGGATTCCTCCAACAACCCCTATTTAAGCTTGCCAGAGAAGATCAAGAGCTGCCCGTCTACAATGTCCCCAGACCGAGCTACGGATCTGGCccacctgacctcctcctcctcctctccgtctcccttccAACATCATCTCCTCAGCGCGCGACATGCAGACCTTCCTCGCCTGCACATAGTGGGAGTCAGCTCCACTCTCGGGTTATGCCATGACCCCGCGCGGAAGAGAGGCCGGCCCAGGTCTCACACTGAGCTCACGCCGAGATCCTCCCCAAAAGCAGCTACCGAAGACGCTCCTCGTCCGGGCTGTGAAGGAGCACCCAAAGCCCCTTCGCCGGTAACCTTCCCCTCTCACCGAGGTGTGGCCCCGCCTCACGCCACGCCCAGGAAGAGAGGGCGCCCTCCGAAGCGACCCCTGCCCGAAGACCCCTACGGAGAGCTACCCGGCTCCTCAGAGGGCAAGGGGAGGTACAAGGCCTTCACCGCCGAGCGAGGCATCAGACAGCTGAAGATACGCAAGCTCATCAGTGAgataaagaagaagaggaaaaggcTCTACCCAGGGATGCGCTCCGAGTACGGGCGGAGGCgaggggcgaggggggaggtggagtgcGAGGGTGTTGCGGTGGCGTGTCGGCCACAGGAAGCCATGGGGAACACGCTCTCAGCCCTATCCCCTCTGGGGGAGAAGTGGGGCGCCCAGATCAATGTCAGTAAGAGGGGGACCATCTACATGGGCAAGAGGAGAGGACGCAAGCCTAAAGCTCCAGCAGGGACCCTCCCCTCACCCTTTAATGCCCAGAGGTCCCCCCAGCCGCCTCTGTTCACCGGCCTCTCGGAGAGCTCTCTCTTCACCTCCCACCAGCTCCAGCCCCCGGCCACgcaccccttcc tcccctccctcacccactccAGCGGGGCGCAGAGCCCCTACAGCGAGGGCAGCTTCACGGACCCCGCGTCCTCCTCCCTGGTGTTCCCacaccccttctccctcccctcccctgcctcctcctgcacctccccgcacccccctcctcccacctcctccctctccccctttgtGAAGAGGAGCTGTCCTTGTCAGGGGAGGCTGCACTTCCCCTTCCACCAGTCGTCCTGTAAGCTCTCGGCGCTCCCCCCAACCCTGCACCACTCACCCGCCTCCCCCGCTCACCTGAAGGAGGCCATTCCCTCCCCCAGGAGTGAGTCGCACAGCGAGGAGACGCTGCCTAGCGACAGCGGCATCGGCACGGACAACAACAGTGTGTCTGAGcggggaggggagatgagggggggcCGCGGCGTGTTCCGGACGGGCCTGATCCTGGGGGCACAGAGGTACCCCTCCGCCTTAGCCAAACACCCATCTCCGGTCGCTCCTCACCTGGTTTCcatccacagacacacccatCCCATGGCCAGCCCCGGGGCCgcggagaggcagagagagcggcATCGACACAGGAGGAGGGACTTTGACTGCGTGTCCCCCTGCAGCTGCATGTGTTCCTGCCCCTGCCAGGGCGCCAACAAGTGCTCTCATGTGGACAGCTACCCTTGCCTCGGTCACAACGCCGTCAAGAAACAGAAGAGTAAACACAAGAAGAAGCACCTTCAGCTGCACATGCACAACCCCGAGTTCCTGGCCGAGCTGGAGGATGTGATTGGCCAGTTGGGGGAGGTCCACATCGGACGGCGCGGCTGGGTGCGGGCGGGGCTGGGGCCGGGCGCGGAGGGAGGCGTGAAGGTCGATGGAGGCAGGCGCCATCACCCCTCGTCCTCGCACCCCCTGCGCTCCAACATCTTCCGGATCAATCTGAACGGCTTCTACTCCCCCCACCCATCTGCTTATTCGGCAAATCCCCCGTACAGCCCCCAGCCCTTCTACCCGTGCCAGCCCCTGCACTGTGGCCGGAAGCCAGACCGCAGACAGTGCGGCTGCCCTTCAAAGTTCCAAGAGCCCATCGACGACATGGGGTTCTACAGGGGATACCCCCCCACCGTGCCCATCTATCCCCACCTCCACAGCTCCTACCCTCTGCCCCCGCCCCACCAGTATGtctccaccagccccaccacccaCACTTCCTCCTCAACCCCGCCCGCTTCCACCGGAGAATGGGCCGGGCGCTGA
- the LOC115553376 gene encoding uncharacterized protein LOC115553376, with protein PETSGPAERCASSSLSSNRRHRGQEERARATQEVPPARSCTDLHVVVLVTATAAATSTATPTPTPTTHLLLYLLLLLLLHISLYRPPAVPRAASGEEPGGGRWGEAGRAPRGSQEGRRVRRGRQAEARTQEEERRLPLSSEHCVLSQCLFSLSLLFLPVFLPLSSFLPFSLSDDKPESDDPAQYLDQSETEQLSPTTAVQWERRAKTYPSKRFLSSGLYSDDYKTTDSSTESNPTSTASLEYTAGEREHSLLPAPLHVGKYLRLKRIDFQLPYDVLWLWRHNQLNQPPAVPLKRKRLCCRPKGRTRASLHEAEDGCGDLVGLFPHLEMEPMTSTERSFVVRQRVFLVRNWELVRDKQIHLRMERERRRQRAESDAAHRPASNGDRSNIQSDEPLGSAVISRDPHSGTPDNSVSLTAYPHRTKAQNRREETGEKDESQEEEEGEEDKDDQVCRKELRRKRLNDLLLALQHS; from the exons CCTGAGACGTCGGGGCCAGCAGAAAGGTGTGCCAGCAGCAGCCTCAGCAGCAACAGACGGCACCGAGGTCAGGAAGAGAGGGCCCGGGCGACCCAGGAAGTACCCCCTGCCCGCTCCTGTACCGACCTCCACGTTGTCGTCCTCgtcaccgccaccgccgccgccacctccaccgccacccccacccccacccccaccacccatctgctgctctacctccttctcctcctcctcctccacatctccCTCTACCGCCCCCCCGCAGTCCCCAGAGCAGCCAGCGGCGAGGAGCCGGGTGGAGGTCGTTGGGGAGAGGCTGGCAGAGCGCCCCGCGGCTCCCAAGAGGGACGGCGAGTTAGGCGCGGGCGCCAAGCGGAAGCGAGGACGCAAGAGGAAGAACGCCGACTCCCCCTGTCGTCAGAG CACTGTGTACTAAGCCAGTGccttttctctctatctctccttttcctccctgtctttctacctctctcttcatTCCTTCCTTTTAGTCTCAGCGACGATAAGCCCGAAAGCGACGATCCAGCACAATATTTAGACcagtcagagacagagcagcTGTCGCCCACCACAGCCGTCCaatgggagaggagagcgaaGACCTACCCCAGCAAGAGGTTCTTAAGTTCCGGCCTTTACTCGGACGATTACAAAACCACAGA ctcctccaccgaaTCCAACCCAACCAGCACAGCGAGTTTGGAGTATACCGCGGGAGAGCGCGAGCACAGCCTCCTACCGGCTCCACTTCATGTCG GCAAGTACCTGAGGCTGAAGCGGATCGATTTCCAGCTGCCCTATGATGTACTGTGGCTCTGGAGACACAACCAG CTGAACCAGCCGCCCGCGGTGCCgctgaagaggaagaggctcTGCT GCCGGCCGAAGGGGAGAACAAGAGCGTCTCTCCATGAAGCC gaggaTGGCTGTGGGGACCTGGTCGGCCTCTTCCCTCATCTGGAGATGGAGCCCATGACCAGCACTGAGAG GAGCTTCGTGGTGAGGCAGCGCGTTTTCCTGGTGAGGAACTGGGAGCTGGTGCGGGACAAGCAGATCCACCTGAGGATGGAGCGGGAGCGGCGAAGGCAGCGGGCGGAGAGCGACGCCGCGCACCGCCCGGCCAGCAACGGGGACCGCAGCAACATCCAGTCAG ATGAGCCGCTCGGGTCGGCCGTCATCAGCAGAGACCCCCACAGCGGGACGCCAGACaactccgtctctctcactgCCTACCCTCAt CGAACCAAAGCCCAGAATAGAAGAGAGGAAACGGGAGAGAAAGACGAATcccaggaagaagaagaaggagaagaagacaaAGACGACCAAGTTTGCCGCAAAGAATTGCGGAGGAAACGACTGAACGACTTACTCCTTGCACTGCAACATTCATAA